The DNA region TGatttagcaaaataaaacattcacGATATAATTGGAGTATCAAAGTGACTCAGCTACACAAATGACTTTAAATTATACAGTAAGTGAACAGGTGAAATAAACAAAGCTATAGCTTATTGAAAGCTCAAAAACCACTCTCCGATGATGTAACTTTACACGAGACCCTTCAGTGCCCAGGACTTCTCACCAAGACCTCAAAAGCCGACTGGGGCCACTGGTTCTGCCAATTGATTTTATCTTCAGGTGCCTCATACTTAGGCCTCATCTCAAGTCTATCCATGTAAAAGGGAGGTGATTACCAGGGATTGAGAATGGCCAGATGCTGGACTGAGATGGAAAAGATGTTGGGGTGTACATATGTAGGGTAGATCAGGAGCGTCATATTAGGAAACTCTGAGGTTGAAATAGACAACTTCCAACAGTAAGCCAGAGGTTCAGCTCTTAAGAACCACTGGCTTGCTgacctcagctccttctctgggcACACCATGGAAATGGTTGTGCCTTCTGCCCCTGGTCAGCACAGGGGAATGATGCGGGGGAATGAAATCAACCAGAGAAAACATGCCACCCACCTCCTGAACTGTCTTCCTGCCCTGCGATTCTATCAAACACCTGGACAAAGCAGTGGTATGTGTGGAGTGGGGACAGACTAGAacttggtgtctctctctctctctctctctctctctctctctctcaattggTAACTGCATTTCCTAAAGTGGAATGAAAACGATATGATACTAATAGAGGATAAATACCCATAATCTGAAAAAAGACAGAGAGTAACTGTGTTAAATGTCACCACCTTACTATCTCCAACTCTGTGCAATACACTCTCACCTACTATTGGCATTGCAATGTTGACACTAAAACTTGAAATAATCTTATTTACTAGGAAAATGTATACTGTActtttattgaaaaacaaaaatacaacacaaCAAAAGGCCTACAGTTGGACGGCAGTCACCAGCCATGTTCATTCTATGAGGTAACCACCTCCGGAGGTGACTTCACGCATTACTGAGCTGGGGAAGAAGTGTATGCTGTCCCCAAATCCAGGAGAGGAGTCATTCCACTGATGTAGGATGATGTGCAACTGCCCCTCTCATGAGAAGGCCCTAACCTAACACTCACGCTCCCCTGCCGTCAGCCAGCCAGTAAGGCAATTAAGTGAAGGGCACCCCGAacacaaagcagaacaaagaagGGAGGTGAATGGTCAGATGACCCCAGTTATAGGGACAGTAGGGTACTGAGTGTGGTCAGGGTTTCAAATTTtaattcagattaaaaaaaaaaaaagtcaacttgGAATGTCACAATTTCCcatcaaacaacaaaagaaaaaaagattaaactaTTCGCATATTTAACAGCATTGAATAGAATTCTGTGTCCTATAAAAAAATTAGCTCATAATCCCCTGTGGgtatatgcaaatgtatatataaacacgTCCCCCTAGATGAGCTAAACGCTACTTTGGAAATAGTATTCTCTATCCAAGTCTACTTGATTATATCTGTGGATAGTGTCAGGCGTGTGTCTCTCCAACTTACAGTTGGCAAGCTTCCAGCCAAACTTCCCCAAGAATTCCCAGGAGATTGTCTcatgggaggcaggagaggaaagacGTTCATCTCAGCCCTTTGAGCTTTTGTACAGACGGGCAGGTCGCCTGCTGAACCCAGCTCAGAAGGTTCTGTTACTCTTGGATGCTTGTTCCAGGCTCGGAAACATCGGGTCAACCCAAGTATCACAGGGCTGGGAAACTGTGTGACCCACTCCCACAGTCTGTCTCTTCCCCCCCCTCTGACAGGCACACATAGACAGACTGTCGGATCCAGACAGACATACAGCTGTATATCCTCTGTGTAGAAGACCTTTCAAATACCTGGCGTCTGTCTGCTTGCTGCCTTTGACTGACTGGGAAACGGTTGGACTTCTGCCAACTTCCTTATCCATGCTTCCTGTGTACTGGGATGAAGAAGTGTATATGGAACTGGGTCTAGGATGTGgtcaagagaggaagaagaaagaagagtagCTATTAAATGCCCCAATGGGAtagatttttcaatttctgttttcctaaaaaaatatagattatatatCGTGAAGAAGAGGTGTATACATGCCTCGTTCTTTCTGGCTTGGCACCAGAGATCCCCTTTTGGAAATGGGTGAtgtcaaaaccaaaaagaaggggTAGGGGCGGGGCCAGGAAGGTATTTCCAAATCAACTCCATAGTCAGCAGAGACTTTAAGTGTCCCCAGTGCTAAATTTGCAAGAAAACAGGCACTAATTTCATTGTCATCATCTGGGAAGAGTTAGTGTCTGGGACGCTCGGCGGGATGGGAAGGAGGTGAGGTGGGGCAGGTCTGCGTTCAGGGGTCTGTGGCGTTGCTGATGCTCTTGTCTGGGGGAGCCCATCCTCGATACCAGCTGCAGTAGCCACCCTTCTGCCGGATGCAGGCATAGTGTTTGGACTGATAGCCGGGGTACCCAAAATTGGAGAGCATGTCGGTCCAGAGACACTCATTCTTGGAGGTCACAAAGCAAGGCAAGTAGTAGCAGGACTTGATCTGTAATGACACGCAAGCCACAGTTAGGGAACTGCACCATGGCAGGCCCTCCCTGAATTCAAACCCAGGGGGTTTCTGCCCTTTAATGCTACCGGAATAATAACACTAGCTACAAGCTCCCATTGAGTGTCTACTGGGCACCAGACACACCGTCTCTAAACTTTGGGTATACTTCTAAATCCCCTCTGTAGATGAATAGAGGCTCTCAGAAAGGTTAAGCAGCTCACTCCAGGTCACACAGCATTTGAGTCCCAGATTAGATGTGGGAAGACGAGACTACCACTGTtgtaagaaatgaaagaatttaaacaataaaggcagggctggagagatggctcagtggttaagagttctgactgttcttctagaggtcctgagttcaattcccagcacccacatggtggctcacaaccatctgtaatgggatctgatgctttcttctagtgtgtgtctgaagagtggctacagtgtactcacataaataaaaaataaataaacaataatgaCATAGATTTTAGAGTTCAACTGCCCTGGGTTGGAGATCAGACTCAACAAGCTTTATAACCCGGGATCATAGACAaagatctctgagccttgattTCTTCTACAATGAAATAATGGAGATTAAGAACACATGAGGTTATTATGAGGATTAGAGGCGAGAGTGATTCAGTTCCTTCTCCTGACCTTGTGTATGGGGAAGGGACTGGACCTGGTTGAGTCTGCTGCCAGAGTGAACCCACGTACAACAGCTTGGCAGAACCCTCCACTGAAAGTTCTTGTACCTGTCATTGGCTGTGAACAGCAGCCGGGAGGGGCGGGGAGGCTGAAGAGCCCTCACAACCCAGCAGCTGCCAAGTAGGCACCATGCAGGCAGCGAATACAGAACAAAGGAGTTCTTCAGAGCTTCCCAGGCTGCCTTGCCCCAGGGCAGCCTTCCTTACCACCCCTGCACCACGCCCAACAGGCTGTCTGTCCCTGCTAGCAGGAACCAAAGCTTCCAGATTGGTACCTGCCCCTAGAACTCACCTTGCAATTGCAACCCAGGTGGTAGCGGTAATTGAGGCCCTTGCGCTGGGACAGTGTGAGGTGGTCCCACCTCTCCACAAAGTTGCACAGTCCTGTGTACATCTTGCCTTCATACACACGCCCTGGAGGAGAataggaagggggggggaggcattCTGTTAGACCCTGGGTGTGACCTTCCCCAACACCTTTAGACATGCATTCTGTCCCTGTTTTCCAGATGATAATGGAGCTTGAGATACCAAGCATTCTGCTGAAGGCCTCGAAGGCATCGGGTCTGAGAATTCCTTAGGGTTTTGCGCGTTGTCATTACTACAATGACAGCCTAAAGATCAGACTGTCATACAAGACAAACCTAATGGATTGACTGCCAAGGGCTGTCCAAGAGGCAACCTATTTCTAGTGAGGTTAAAGCTGAGATACCATGAGATCAGGACACAACCAGATGCACAATGTAGCCAAGGCTgccaggcaggagtgggtgagcaaGCCAGACCCTTCACCTCAGGAGCCAGGTGTCTGCAACCCTCAGGATGTCACTGACTCAAGGTTCGGCAGAGACCCAGAGCAAAGGAGTGCGTCTCGCTGCTCCTGCAGACACTTACCTGTCAGCAGGTACTGGTATTTGTTGACTTCTAGCTTGAGGCCACAAAGACTTTCAGAGGCTTCCGTGTGAATGTACTGCACGTGGGGCATCTTACTGAAGCCTCGGTACATCTGTAGGCAAAAGAAACATGATCGTGAGAGAGAGCCCAGGGTCCGATCAGCATTCGGCTGTGTAGTGTTCTGTAGAGTCTCTGGTCCCCCTGTGCAGCCGGACAGTGGTAGGCTATGAACCTGCCACCACAGGGTTCCCTGAACACCGCAGGAGGCCATCTAGTCTTTTCCCTGGGTCAGGATGGTGTCTTCCTCTCCAGCCATGTGCATGTTCTATCTGCCTGCCACACCCCACTCCTCTACCTACACATCTGCACATCACAGATTCAAGGTAGAACAGCCTCGGCTACAGGGTTATATGGGCCCAGGGTTAGTGACACTGCAGGTAGGTTACTGCTAGAATATCTAGCCACCACATGCCCAGGACCTtagaggcaggaaggagcctTGGTCTCACTTTACAAGGTTCAGGCCCGAACCTTAGGCAGGCTTAGAGGCTTGTCTATAGTCACACAGTTAGTAAACAGCGGGGCACAAAGTCCAAGCAAGATAACGCATAGTCTGTGGTCTTAATAAtcacctgtctctatctctctttgcAGCCTTTGAAGCTTAGGACCTAGGGCTTCCATGGCAGCAGGGGCTTCTTCCATCTCTAGCTTTTGTGGGACTCGTGTCACAACGTGACTGGAATACCTGGCCGTGTGACTTTAACAGAGACTGAGCACATTCTGTGACTCCAGAATGAGTCCATGTGTGCTACACAAGCCCTGAGCTACTGAGGTCACACTGTCATCTgtgagacagggaagagggaaggtggaCGGGGACACTGAAGCCCGGCCTGATCCTTACCTCTCTAAGGGCCTTGAATGTCTGGTTGTCACCAGCCCTATGCTAAGAGCTTTGCAGTAGAACAATTCCTTAGCATGCATCAGTAGTTACCCAGGTCATCAATACAAGCCAGCGTACCCCGTTGATGCCTCACAAATACCCAGCGAGGTGAAACCTGGAtgggctgggttttgttttgtcctcATCTTCTAACAGGCAATTGgttagcagaggcaggtggtccaCAGGGCACGAGGCTGTCTGTTCACCATCTAGAGAGGCAGGCCTCTGCTTGTTCACAGAGTGTACTGTCCTGATGGTATAGACACCTTCTGAACCCTTCTGCTACCCTGGGACTTTGCAACAGAGCAAGTAACACAACGTGGGGTTTCAGTTCCAACCACGGGGGAGCAGACCAGAATGATGACATGCTTGATGCTGGGTGAGACCCATCTGACGCCACAGGAAACACATTTAAGATTCCTGATGGGTGCAGTCCCATCACTATGGCCTGCAAAGAACAAGACACCCCGACTTCCGTGCCAGGTAAACTGCTCATGCTGTTTCAGGTTTTGGTAAATATTTCCACTAAGTGCTTAGTGGATAACAACACAGTAGGACTCAGCAAGGGCTACATAAGGATCTTGCACCATAAGAGTCTCAGGCATTGGAGGACAATGGCTTCCTGAGGCCTGAAGGTCAAGGGGTCCTGCAGCTGGAGGAAACCCCGCTGGCGCTCATTTGCTTCAACAAACCACTAAGGAAAGGGCCCAGCACATTCCAATTGCCCGGCAGATCTGTCCTGCCCCCAGTTAGGAACAAGCAAAGCACATGACCAGCACATGTTCCCCTGGGATCCTCCTGGGACCAACTGGGACATAATGTCCCCCACGTGCTGTCCCTTGCAGCCTGCCTGAAAGCTTGTCTATGCTGCACAAACAATAGCCCCTGGCAAAACAAACTGCTTTCCCATGGTCCTGATGGGAGATAAGGCCCCCACAAATGACAGAGGCCACTTCTGGAAACTTCCACCTTTGCACCACAACTCAATCCCCAGCTAATCTCTAAGTAAGGGTTTACAATAAGCTCCTGCAATGTCCTCAAAGCCTCCCGTCCTCCTCCCACACTGTGGGGTCTGTGTGCACTTAAGGCATgcctgagagaaggaaggaaggccatgTGCCTGTCTTTAGAGGTCAGATGCCCTGACTTTCTCATGTTCTCTGTTCTCGAAGTTCCTCCAGTCCTGCTTCTGGATTGCCCAGCTTCCATATCTGGCCCTCTGGAGTAGACTAATCCACTGTGCCAGACCTCCTAGGGACCAGTACCAGCCTCAGcagcttgaatcccagcacttctgaTACACCCTTTGCAGGTTGCCCACCTCTTAGATCACATACCAGCAAACCCATCCTGGCCTTTAAGCCCCTCTGAGGGAACTCGACATGAGCTGGTGAGGGGAACCCCACAGTGGGTAGAAATGAGTAGTCTGCCTACAGGCCCCATACTTTGTTAATCTCCTTGTCCTCCAAGACCCGGTAGTAAAAACCCTATAGTTTGCCAGTTTCTAGTCCTAAACTCTTGCCTGTTACATAATTCTCAAGTGTTTGTATCCTCACCACTAAGAAGATAAATATGAGGCTGTTTGACAAACATGGCATGAGGCTAATTTATACAAAGACTTAGCAAATCACTTGGGGCATAGAATACTCGCAATAAATGTTGCTTACTAAAGTCATCTAATAATTGTGACAAGCGTatccttttctccccatcttACAGCCCAATCAGTGCTAAGCACAGAGGGGTTGAAGAGGACTGGGGTGAATGGACAGACTCAAATTCCTATCCAGTACCTGctctggcatgcaggcagatggtCCCTCTAGATAAAAAGGCATTGGCAGGTTTTGTGCGTCATAACACAGGGCTGGGAAGGGAACCAAAATGAATGAAAGACGTTAGCTATGGCTCATGAGGAAAGCCAAATAGCAGGGCGATTTGGGGAGTCATGTCCACCTCACCAACTTGTATACGCTTCCCACCTCCAAAGAGGCTCCCATTACACCTTTTGCAGGCTGCACATCAAAAGCCACATATGCTTAGGAAAGGTCCCCTAATGCCTCAACTTGAGACTCTCATCTGCCCTTAATTAAATGCATGACTCTGACCGTACCATTTCCCTTTGAACTTAATCGGGAATAAGTGAGGGATGACTATATCGAACACCCTACCACCCTGATACCATGAACCCAGCTGAAGAACAGTGAACAGAGTCTGAGCAGGCTAGCCTGGGAGTGGCTGCTGGCAGGCTGGTGGGTGAAAGTTATGTAGCCTCCAAACAATTCCCACGAGTGGGTGTGACAACAACCAGGGACATTCTGCTGACAGCAAGGCTCTCTGGTAAACTGGGCTCCCAAGCcctgaaggcaggaaggaaagcaagccagtttAGGAATTCCTGCCTCCCAGTGATTTCTCTGCAGTAACCTCCAAGTGTTTGACAATGGAGGTTGTTGCACAGTAGGCAGGGGAGGGACCTCCACTGTGATCAGAaactccccctttcctttccttacccCACCACCAGAGGCTGCAAACTGGGGCTTGGGGTCCTGAATACTCTCCTGGCTTCCCACCTCCACCCACCGCTGGCTTCCCGGCTCTGAAGACGTGAGCTGCTCTCATGACCAAGCTCAGGCAGCCAAGGGCAATTGGCCAGGGCTGACTCTGAACATTACATAACCAAGAGCCTGGGACTCTTTCCAGAATTGAAGCCAGAGCAACAGGTTCCACAGAATTAGTGCATCTAGCCACAGACCTCAGCAGGGAATAAAGAGGCCTGAAGGTCAGCCTCTAAGATAGCTGGGCTCCACCCAGGAATGAGTCACCCCTCACTCCCAAGACAAGTCTAACCTGGGCCTGAACACTGGTCTCCTCTGAGGATTATTTTTCAGACCAGTGGGTCTCGCCTCCATCTCTTTCATCAGATGGAAAGCATTCTCCAAGTTCTGGACGTGTCAGAAACAGCCAACCTCAATGTTCGAAGCTGTGAGCATCACCAATGAGAACAAGGGCAGACAGTTCATATGGACCATCTTGGGAGTTGTGACTGGTTGGTGCATGTCTCTTCTCCCCTCATATAGCTGTAATCCTAAAGTGGCAAACTGCCTCGTGGGTGTACAGGCTGCAAACACGGAGATCTGCATATAGCCAGGCACTTAGAAGGCACAGGGGTAGAGGAACGGCTGAGTTATTCGAGCTGAAGCACCAATCCTAAATACCACTTAGGCAAAAGGAAGGACATTCTTTCAGCAGCTACTTCTGGCTCCTGCTCTGAAAGGACACTACCAGTTAGGATGCCTGAATAATGAGGGCATATAGGGTGCTAAGCCTGAGCCCACACCACCAACAGATTACCATCCCTGTGGCCTGGGAAAGCACTAAGCCAAGGTCAGTGGGCTTTGAAGAGTAGCAACAAGACCAGGACATGGGCTTTCAGTGTTTTCCTTATAGTAGACTTCCCTGGGAGGATTAGAAGCCTTAATGGGCTGGTGAACAGTCTGCTGATGTGAATGTTTAGCAAATATTCTTAATGAACTACATACAATGCAGGAAGATAAGCAGAGCTGGGAAATAGAGAATAAGTGTGCTCAACACTCAATCACTGTAAGGACTGGAGGAATGGACACCTCCCACCTAGCCTTAGTGCTTGCACTGGCTCTGTGGGTGCAGCAAGGCTCGCCTCACAAGGGCTCTTGGGGAACCATGTGGTCCAATATGAGGATCTTAGTGGAGACAGGCCAAAGAAGGGTAGTGACGGGACTGGGGTCTCACAGTCATCGGGTAACAAAGCTATTGCTGTCTGGTTCCTGATTCCAAGGCTCAGCTTCCTAACAAGGACCTGTGAGAGACTCTACCTGTGTTGACTTTGGAGCAAGTagccaccatgtcttcctgctgcctcGGGAGCTCCCTGGAGCTGGTTGGGGAATTCTACCCTGAGCAAACACACAGTTCTAGTTCCAACCACTTGACCTCCCTTGGCCATGACTCTTctggcaacccccccccccaaatccctcCTGGGGCCAGTGATGATGTCACTCACCTTCATCTGCTTGATAGTGTAGACCAGAGTGCCAAAGGGCCCCTCCTTCACCAGCTTCTTTCCCACCACTTTGGCCCGGATCACTgtagagagagcaagaaagagagggaggggtttAGGAAGGCCTGAACCACACCTGGaaggggcatctctttcttacTGATCCCCTGTCTCATCAGGGGTTCTTTGTGTCCTGGCTCATCCACAAGGATGTGATGAACACCAGCTCTCTTACCATCACAAGTCAGCATTCTGATTGTCCCAGCATGCACAGCACTAAGCAAGGACTTGCAACCAAGTCTAGGTCTGAGGGGGCCTAAGGAGTGGTCTCCATCCCAGCCCCATCGTTGTAATCCAAGATACATAGGAAAGTTGAATTCTGGCTTCCTCTTCCTAAAACAAAATTGACAGAACTCCATATTCTCTAAACTGAAGCAATTAGGTGAAATGAAGCCAGTGAAACCTACCCTTCGCCTTTGACATAGCTTCATTAGATAATTGCTATTAGAATAATCATCCTTAGCACCAAAGATGGAAGGATCCCTGCAACAGGCACACTCAGGACACACCTACCATACTCTGTAGTATCAGTCATCACTTACTTTCTCAActgctcccacacacacacacacacacacacacacacacacacgaacaatgTACGCTGTCTCCAGACATGCAGAGAATTGGCAACGTCTGGCACTCCCTGGTGAGACTGTTCTCATCAATGAAAAGGAATTGACTGAGATGATTAAGGCActattccttctgtctctactagACTATTTATAAAAGACACCCCTTCTCTGTGAAGTCGTCTTCAGGGTTCTTTTAAGTGAGCTGCTCAGAGCAGTCAGTCAGGTATTGAAAGGGGTTAGTCAtcgtgtgggggggggaggggggagatccCCCAATTCTAGGAACTCAtaagaggcaggagctgctgcaggggGGACAGTGGGCAGCTGAAGCTCTCCTGCTAGGACTTTGCAGAATGGAGGCGTTTTTACTGGCTTTGAGCCAAACTCTTTAGCTCTAAGGTGCTATTGATGTTCCCAAGTTCCTTCAGACGTGGAACAAACACACACCTCATTCCAACCCACTTTTTGAGTAAACATTGAAAAAATGCTTGTTGAATAGAATACCCTTTATGGATGTAAAagtgtattacacacacacacacacacacacacacacacagagagagagagagagagagagagagagagagagagagagagagagagagagagagagacttttattCTGCTTGATCCCTTATTCTTTCCCTTTGCAGATATCCCATAATGCTTCTAAATTTTTGACTCatatttttgatttaaaaacatcTTCATGAGGGACCaagtccccacccccagaggtCTCTTTACTGAGCCTGAATCCCACTTTTGTGGTCAGACATGAAATCTGAAGTTGAATGAATGGACCACTAACTCCTAGACCTTTCTTCATCCTGGCAACGCAAGGTACACAGGCAAAGCCAGCACCAGAGCTGATACAGTTCCAGTTAAGAGGGAGTGAACGGCTGTTTCCCGGTCTGCTGTAAAAGCCAGACATTGACAGGGCTCCAGAACAATCTCTCCAAGGCTCTGTCTCCGTGTTTTGGGGTCTCCCTTTGCAAGACCATCAGTAGCCATCTTCCCAGAGGCCCCAGGGACTCTTTGACCTTACAGGCACATCGGAGCAGCCCAGCTGCTGGACAGAAAGCGGATCCACCTGGCCATGACAAGTGATTCTCAAGGAACAAAGTGACTTGTGTTCACCTGCCTCATTTGCCCAGAAGGTAAACCGGAGAGTAAGGCTTTGCCTAAGGGGGAAAAGGTtaagagggattttttttaaaaaaaaaatgacagcatctgGCCTTTCCTGGCTTGCAACGAGCTCACCTTGATTTGGACATAAAACGTCTTAAGCAAGCCTGCCCTGTAAGTCTGGGtacttctggaagcttctgcCCATAAGGTCAGTCAAATCTTTTCTTACGCTGAAATGGCCTGAGCTTGGAACCTTTTCATCTGGGAACCGTTTAGAGAAAAcacactgagtttttttttttgtgctcgGGGAGTTACATCAGCGTTCAGATCCCACCATTGCTGTGTGGCCTCATCACAGCTCTTTCCCCTTAGATCTCTCTGGCTTTCTTGGCCTGATGCCACTCATGGGGATTGCAAGTGACGTGCTTATGAATAGTGGAGAAACACTATGAAGAGCTGAGCTTGGTAGGAGTCAGATCCTATCAACACATGGTGCTGTGTGGCCACAGGGGGTGTCTGAAACCTCTCTGGGTCTTAGTCTCCTAATGCATATTATGAGAGGGATGATAGGCGTCCTCAGAAAGTTGCTGTGAGAGCCGAGAACAAAGATCAAGAGCATCATGGAATCTACCCCACACACCGTACACACATCTTAGCTCACTGTCAGTAGCATTGCTACCACCACCAGAACCTCATTTGATTTATCTGCCCACCCAGAAGCCCCGTCAGCTAAGACCTGTCAACTTTCCATGAGATTAGGGTAGAGGAGAGATTCCTGGCTGggatgaaaatgaaggaaagctCATATAAAAAccttgtaaacacacacacacacacacacacacacacacacacacacacacacagagggaaaggTGTGGGAGCACACCTGCGGTGACCCGGACAAGTGTGCATGAGGCCTTGAGATTGAAGCACTTCCTGCACCATCAGTGTCCCACCTTGTCGCTACAGAGAGCCCAACAGTGACCTAGTGTGACCTGCCAAACAAGATGATATCCGTGGGCCAAAGAAACGGATGCGGAAGCGATGGCGCATCTAACTACTCCCTCCACCTTCAAATGACAGCTTTGACATGGACCAGGCGGAGCACAGGTTCTCTTTATTCCTGCTAGAGAGTGGCTGTACACTCTTCACCCCATGTTCTCCAGCAGCTGAGGTAGCGTGGCATGGCCTAAGCTGGTGTCTGGAAGCATGAATGCTTGGTAGGGGCCATAGCAAGAAATAAAAGCCCCATTTCCTGCTTCCACAGATTGCAACCTAAGAGGGGGATGAGGTGGAGTATAGCACCAGAAAAATGAATCTCCAAGAGACATAAGTGCTGCCAGAGACTGGAGGGAGGAGGCCCGGCCTGACTCAGCCAACGAGGCGTCCGAGGCTCTCTGCCGTCTCCTCTGCTTCTGAGAGCATGGAGACTACAAGGGACAGGAAGAGATTAATTAAGGACTCAATAATGTTTCAACTTGAAAGTTCCTAAGAAGAAACCGACTAGAGGCTGGGGGCATAGAAGGATGATGGAAGCCTTACCCAGAATGCTCTGGGCTCAAACTATAGaccacaaaaaggaaaagagcagGCTGCGGTTGCCTGGGAAGTGGCTCACAGAGCCATAAATATATGTGGAGTCCTCAAATATATCAGAGATCCGGGGAAGTAGGCACGAAAGCACATCTCTTTAGAACACATTTCTCCCTTGTAATACGTTCTGGGAAGATTGGTAACTGTTTGCAAAAGCAAGGCAGACAGAATACAGCTCTACAAGCAGATAAGGTTGTTATGGTCCTCGCACCCCACCCCCCTTCGCTAGCAATGGGGACCCCTGCAAGCAGATCACCGGTGTATCTCTAGGAGTCCCACATCTGCTGTTAATCAACGTATCCGGAGAAGGACAAGACACCTTGGAGCTGGCCCATGTCTCTCCCCACAACCTTCTACCCTGCTCCATCAATCAAACACAGACAGGCCTTTGTCCCCCTGACCTGATGGATGGATTGTCCTACTGACCGGCTGGAAGGAGGAGCAGTGGGGCTGCTGGTCTGACTGCTTCATGGAACAAAGGCTCCCAAGTTAATGGAGATCCCCTATCTCAGGCTCCCTCCAATAGCCATCCTGCTCCATAGAGCCTCTCTTAGGAGTCACATGGCTGGTTCTGCCCTAAAGACGTAGAGACTCATGGGTAGCCAGGACTCTGTGTAAGCCTGTCTAAGAAGGGCAGAGCTGGGACCCCTTGCCCCTCTAGCTGCCCACCCACTGGTCAGCAGTTCCTGGATCTCTTTGCATCACATCTGCAAGTACAGTGAAGGAAAAAAGCTAGAGACTGTATCTTTAGCAACGGCCGCTGACAGACCATGACTTGTGTGCCAAGCGCTGTGTGCATACTTCACTGTGTTCCCACTGGGGTGATGTTGGGAGGTGGGAATCACTGCACCTGTTATTAGTACCTACTGAGCAGTTTTGCATCCTACTGTGGAGGGTCCCCCCCCTCAAGAAAGAAGACTCCCATTGAATCTTTGCAGAACAGTTCCTATCTGCACCCTGCACCCGTTGTCAACCCTAATGGGTCTAGAGGAGACTCGTACTTCGATGGGGGATGCCTGATATGTCCCCAATCTTGAGGCTACCcttcacattcattcattcattcattctctcattctctctcattctcttcctccctccttccctccctgtcttttctcctctccccttcccgtcctcccttctctctgattAGTAGCAAGAATCTACAGTCAACATCAACAGATAATGAATGGTAAATGATTTACTTAGCTTATTGTGCTCCCCCAGCACAGAACAATGTGTATGTATAAAGTACTTTGCAGCCTGAAGCTGAGCAGATAATTCAGAGgcggaggagggagagggggagc from Mus pahari chromosome 9, PAHARI_EIJ_v1.1, whole genome shotgun sequence includes:
- the Timp3 gene encoding metalloproteinase inhibitor 3 translates to MTPWLGLVLLLSCWSLGHWGAEACTCSPSHPQDAFCNSDIVIRAKVVGKKLVKEGPFGTLVYTIKQMKMYRGFSKMPHVQYIHTEASESLCGLKLEVNKYQYLLTGRVYEGKMYTGLCNFVERWDHLTLSQRKGLNYRYHLGCNCKIKSCYYLPCFVTSKNECLWTDMLSNFGYPGYQSKHYACIRQKGGYCSWYRGWAPPDKSISNATDP